One Gemmatimonadaceae bacterium genomic window carries:
- a CDS encoding twin-arginine translocase TatA/TatE family subunit, with the protein MNFGNFGFGEILIILVIVLLLFGAKRIPEIAGSLGKGINEFKRNISDAQKQITEPPPRNDRVSQGTPMESAQDEERPEPKRLIS; encoded by the coding sequence ATGAATTTCGGCAACTTTGGTTTCGGCGAGATCCTGATCATCCTGGTGATCGTGCTGCTGCTCTTCGGAGCCAAGCGCATCCCGGAAATTGCGGGCTCGCTCGGGAAAGGCATCAACGAGTTCAAGCGCAACATCAGCGATGCGCAGAAACAGATTACCGAGCCGCCGCCGCGGAATGATCGCGTGTCGCAGGGGACACCGATGGAATCCGCGCAGGACGAAGAGCGTCCTGAGCCGAAGCGTCTGATCAGCTGA
- a CDS encoding DUF4321 domain-containing protein: MARGPSKHRPVFHVLVLASGFVVGGLLTEVARRFLPAGAVKEFLTTGLTPSIGPLPIDLLILKVTLGPVALDVSLLSLLGVLIAYLIARSLF, from the coding sequence ATGGCCCGTGGACCCTCGAAGCACCGTCCGGTGTTTCATGTGTTGGTGCTGGCCAGTGGCTTCGTGGTGGGCGGACTGTTGACCGAGGTCGCCAGACGCTTCCTGCCGGCCGGCGCCGTCAAAGAGTTCCTCACCACCGGCCTGACCCCGTCGATAGGCCCGTTGCCCATCGATCTGCTTATATTGAAGGTCACGTTAGGACCCGTCGCCCTGGATGTCTCGTTGTTGAGCCTCCTGGGGGTATTGATCGCCTACCTTATCGCGCGGTCCCTGTTCTAG